In Enterobacter cloacae, the following are encoded in one genomic region:
- the metG gene encoding methionine--tRNA ligase — protein sequence MTQVAKKILVTCALPYANGSIHLGHMLEHIQADVWVRYQRMRGHQVNFICADDAHGTPIMLKAQQLGVSPEQMIAEMSQEHQTDFAGFDISYDNYHSTHSDENRELSELIYTRLKENGFIKNRTISQLYDPEKGMFLPDRFVKGTCPKCKSPDQYGDNCEVCGATYSPTELIDPKSVVSGATPVMRDSEHFFFDLPSFSEMLQAWTRSGALQEQVANKMQEWFESGLQQWDISRDAPYFGFEIPDAPGKYFYVWLDAPIGYMGSFKNLCDKRGDTVSFDEYWKKDSDTELYHFIGKDIVYFHSLFWPAMLEGSNFRKPTNLFVHGYVTVNGAKMSKSRGTFIKASTWLNHFDADSLRYYYTAKLSSRIDDIDLNLEDFVQRVNADIVNKVVNLASRNAGFIAKRFDGVMAAELADPALYKTFTDAAVTIGEAWEAREFGKAVREIMALADLANRYVDEQAPWVVAKQEGRDADLQAICSMGINLFRVLMTYLKPVLPQLSERAEAFLNTELTWDAIQQPLLSHKVNTFKALYNRIEMKQVEALVEASKEEVKAAAAPVTGPLADDPIQETITFDDFAKVDLRVALIENAEFVDGSDKLLRLTLDLGGEKRNVFSGIRSAYPDPQVLIGRHTVMVANLAPRKMRFGISEGMVMAAGPGGKDIFLLSPDEGAKPGQQVK from the coding sequence ATGACTCAAGTCGCGAAGAAAATTCTGGTAACGTGCGCACTGCCGTACGCTAACGGCTCAATCCACCTCGGCCACATGCTGGAGCATATCCAGGCTGATGTCTGGGTCCGTTACCAGCGAATGCGCGGCCACCAGGTCAACTTCATCTGCGCGGACGATGCCCACGGCACACCGATCATGCTGAAAGCCCAGCAACTGGGTGTTTCCCCTGAACAGATGATTGCCGAAATGAGTCAGGAGCATCAGACCGATTTTGCTGGCTTTGACATCAGCTATGACAACTATCACTCCACGCACAGCGACGAGAACCGTGAGCTGTCAGAGCTTATCTACACCCGTCTGAAAGAGAACGGTTTTATTAAAAACCGCACCATCTCTCAGCTGTACGATCCGGAAAAAGGCATGTTCCTGCCGGACCGTTTCGTCAAAGGCACCTGTCCGAAGTGTAAATCTCCGGATCAGTACGGCGATAACTGCGAAGTGTGCGGCGCGACCTACAGCCCAACGGAGCTTATCGATCCGAAATCCGTGGTCTCTGGTGCCACGCCGGTGATGCGTGATTCCGAGCACTTCTTCTTTGACCTGCCATCCTTTAGCGAAATGCTGCAGGCGTGGACCCGTAGCGGCGCGCTGCAGGAGCAGGTGGCGAACAAAATGCAGGAGTGGTTCGAATCCGGTCTGCAGCAGTGGGATATTTCCCGCGATGCACCGTACTTCGGTTTCGAAATCCCTGACGCCCCGGGCAAATATTTCTACGTCTGGCTGGATGCACCAATCGGTTACATGGGCTCCTTTAAGAACCTGTGCGACAAGCGTGGCGATACCGTAAGCTTTGACGAATACTGGAAGAAAGACTCTGATACCGAGCTGTATCACTTCATCGGCAAAGACATCGTTTACTTCCATAGCCTGTTCTGGCCAGCGATGCTGGAAGGCAGCAACTTCCGTAAGCCAACTAACCTGTTCGTTCACGGTTATGTCACGGTCAACGGCGCGAAGATGTCCAAATCACGCGGTACGTTCATCAAAGCCAGCACCTGGCTGAACCACTTCGACGCAGACAGCCTGCGCTACTACTACACCGCGAAGCTCTCGTCCCGCATTGACGATATCGACCTGAACCTGGAAGATTTCGTGCAGCGCGTGAATGCAGACATCGTCAACAAAGTGGTCAACCTGGCCTCCCGTAATGCAGGCTTTATCGCTAAGCGTTTTGACGGTGTGATGGCGGCTGAACTGGCTGACCCGGCGCTGTACAAAACCTTCACCGACGCGGCGGTCACCATTGGCGAAGCGTGGGAAGCTCGCGAGTTTGGTAAAGCGGTGCGTGAAATCATGGCGCTGGCAGACCTGGCTAACCGCTATGTGGATGAACAGGCTCCGTGGGTTGTGGCTAAACAGGAAGGCCGTGATGCCGATCTGCAGGCCATCTGCTCTATGGGCATCAACCTGTTCCGCGTGTTGATGACGTATCTGAAGCCGGTTCTGCCACAGCTCTCTGAACGTGCTGAAGCGTTCCTGAACACCGAGCTGACCTGGGATGCTATCCAGCAGCCGCTGCTCAGCCACAAGGTGAACACCTTCAAGGCACTGTACAACCGCATCGAGATGAAACAGGTGGAAGCGCTGGTGGAAGCATCTAAAGAAGAAGTGAAAGCTGCCGCAGCACCGGTTACCGGCCCTCTGGCTGACGATCCGATTCAGGAAACCATCACCTTTGATGATTTCGCCAAAGTCGACCTGCGCGTGGCGCTGATTGAAAACGCGGAATTCGTCGATGGCTCAGACAAACTGCTGCGTCTGACCCTGGATCTGGGTGGTGAGAAACGTAACGTCTTCTCCGGTATCCGCTCTGCGTATCCTGATCCGCAAGTGCTGATTGGTCGCCACACGGTGATGGTCGCCAACCTGGCTCCACGCAAAATGCGTTTCGGTATCTCCGAAGGCATGGTGATGGCCGCGGGCCCTGGCGGGAAAGATATCTTCCTGTTAAGCCCTGATGAAGGTGCGAAGCCAGGTCAGCAGGTGAAATAA
- a CDS encoding transposase codes for MNSRRFTPEFKRECAELVLDHGYSFRQACEASDVGVTAMRRWVRQLEIERGGLVLSGQGIPSPAPPLTPEQQYIRQLEERVQRLERDKEILKKATALLMSDASKP; via the coding sequence ATGAATTCACGCCGATTTACCCCAGAGTTTAAACGCGAGTGCGCTGAGCTGGTCCTTGACCATGGCTACTCATTCCGCCAGGCCTGCGAAGCCTCTGATGTCGGTGTCACGGCCATGAGACGCTGGGTCAGACAGCTTGAAATTGAACGTGGTGGCCTGGTTTTATCCGGTCAGGGCATCCCCTCTCCGGCTCCTCCGCTCACGCCAGAGCAGCAGTACATTCGTCAGCTTGAAGAACGGGTTCAGCGGCTTGAGAGGGACAAGGAGATATTAAAAAAGGCTACAGCTTTGCTGATGTCGGACGCCAGCAAGCCCTGA
- a CDS encoding DNA-binding response regulator, whose protein sequence is MLRVLIVDDEPLARENLRVLLQEQSDIEIVGECANAIEAIGAVHKLHPDVLFLDIQMPRISGLEMVGMLDPEHRPYIVFLTAFDEYAVKAFEEHAFDYLLKPIEEKRLEKTLTRLRQERTVQDVTLLPENQQPLKFIPCTGHSRIYLLQMDDVAFVSSRLSGVFVTSAEGNEGFTELTLRTLESRTPLIRCHRQYLVNMAHLKEIRLEDNGQAELVLRAGQTVPVSRRYLKSLKEAIGL, encoded by the coding sequence ATGCTGAGAGTGCTGATTGTGGATGATGAGCCGCTGGCACGGGAAAACCTGCGCGTCCTGCTGCAGGAGCAGAGTGATATCGAGATTGTGGGGGAGTGTGCAAACGCCATTGAGGCTATTGGTGCCGTTCACAAACTGCACCCGGACGTGCTGTTCCTTGATATTCAGATGCCACGTATCAGTGGGCTGGAAATGGTCGGGATGCTCGACCCGGAACACCGTCCGTACATTGTGTTTCTGACGGCGTTTGATGAATACGCGGTAAAAGCCTTCGAGGAACACGCGTTCGATTACCTGCTGAAGCCGATTGAAGAGAAACGGCTGGAAAAAACGCTGACCCGTTTACGCCAGGAGCGCACCGTGCAGGATGTCACGCTCCTGCCGGAAAACCAGCAGCCGCTGAAATTTATTCCCTGCACCGGACACAGCCGGATTTACCTTCTGCAAATGGACGACGTGGCGTTTGTCAGCAGCCGCCTGAGCGGGGTGTTTGTCACCAGCGCTGAGGGTAACGAAGGGTTTACTGAACTGACGCTGCGCACGCTGGAGAGCCGTACGCCGCTGATCCGTTGCCACCGCCAGTACCTGGTGAACATGGCACACCTGAAAGAGATCCGTCTGGAAGATAACGGCCAGGCCGAGCTGGTGTTGCGTGCCGGACAAACGGTACCCGTCAGCCGCCGCTACCTGAAAAGTTTGAAAGAGGCGATTGGGCTGTAA
- a CDS encoding sensor histidine kinase yields the protein MYEFNLVLLLLQQMCVFLVIAWLMSKTRLFIPLMQVTVRLPHKLLCYVTFSIFCIMGTYFGLHIEDSIANTRAIGAVMGGLLGGPVVGGLVGLTGGLHRYSMGGMTALSCMISTIVEGLLGGLVHSYMIKRGRPDKVFSPITAGAITFVAEMAQMAIILLIARPFEDALHLVSSIAAPMMVTNTVGAALFMRILLDKRAMFEKYTSAFSATALKVAASTEGILRQGFNEENSMKVAQVLYQELDIGAVAITDRERLLAFTGTGDDHHLPGKPISSAYTLRAIETGEVVYADGNEVPYRCSLHPQCKLGSTLVIPLRGENQRVMGTIKLYEAKNRLFSSINRTLGEGIAQLLSAQILAGQYERQKALLTQSEIKLLHAQVNPHFLFNALNTLKAVIRRDSDQAAQLVQFLSTFFRKNLKRPSEIVTLADEIEHVNAYLQIEKARFQSRLQVSLSVPDELAYQHLPAFTLQPIVENAIKHGTSQLLGTGVITISASRFNHHLVLDIEDNAGLYVPAASGGLGMSLVDKRLRAHFGDDCGITVACEPDRFTRITLRLPLEENAC from the coding sequence ATGTACGAGTTTAATCTGGTGCTGTTGTTGCTTCAGCAGATGTGTGTGTTTCTGGTCATTGCCTGGCTGATGAGTAAAACGCGCCTGTTCATTCCGCTGATGCAGGTCACCGTTCGTCTGCCGCACAAACTGCTCTGCTACGTCACTTTCTCTATTTTCTGCATTATGGGGACGTATTTTGGTCTCCATATCGAAGACTCAATTGCCAATACGCGCGCCATTGGTGCGGTGATGGGTGGCCTGCTCGGTGGCCCCGTCGTCGGGGGGCTGGTCGGGCTAACCGGTGGCCTGCACCGCTATTCGATGGGCGGGATGACGGCGCTCAGCTGTATGATCTCGACAATTGTCGAAGGGTTACTCGGTGGCCTGGTTCACAGTTACATGATCAAACGCGGTCGACCGGATAAAGTTTTCAGCCCGATCACCGCAGGCGCAATTACCTTTGTGGCGGAAATGGCGCAGATGGCGATCATCCTGCTGATTGCCCGACCGTTTGAAGATGCACTCCATCTGGTCAGCAGCATTGCCGCCCCGATGATGGTGACGAATACCGTGGGTGCGGCGCTGTTTATGCGTATTTTGCTCGACAAGCGCGCCATGTTCGAAAAGTACACCTCGGCGTTTTCCGCAACGGCACTGAAGGTTGCCGCCTCAACGGAGGGGATCCTGCGCCAGGGCTTTAACGAAGAAAACAGCATGAAGGTGGCGCAGGTGCTCTATCAGGAGCTGGATATTGGCGCGGTGGCGATAACCGACCGGGAGCGGTTACTGGCCTTTACCGGTACCGGCGACGACCACCATCTGCCGGGCAAACCGATCTCCTCTGCGTATACCCTGCGCGCCATTGAAACCGGTGAAGTGGTCTATGCCGACGGTAACGAAGTCCCTTACCGCTGTTCGCTGCACCCGCAGTGCAAGCTCGGCTCGACGCTGGTCATTCCACTGCGCGGCGAAAACCAGCGGGTAATGGGCACCATTAAACTCTACGAAGCGAAAAACCGCCTGTTCAGCTCCATTAACCGCACGCTGGGGGAGGGGATTGCCCAGCTGCTTTCTGCGCAGATCCTCGCCGGGCAATATGAACGCCAGAAAGCGTTGCTGACGCAGTCGGAAATTAAGCTCCTGCATGCCCAGGTGAACCCGCATTTTCTGTTTAACGCGCTCAATACGCTGAAAGCGGTGATCCGCCGCGACAGCGATCAGGCCGCGCAGCTGGTGCAATTCCTGTCGACATTTTTCCGCAAGAACCTTAAGCGGCCATCAGAAATTGTCACCCTGGCCGATGAGATTGAACACGTTAATGCCTACCTGCAAATTGAGAAAGCGCGATTCCAGTCGCGTTTACAGGTGTCGTTATCCGTTCCTGACGAGCTGGCATATCAGCATTTACCGGCGTTTACCCTGCAACCCATTGTGGAAAATGCCATCAAGCACGGCACGTCCCAACTGCTGGGAACCGGGGTGATCACCATTTCCGCCAGCCGGTTTAACCATCACCTGGTGCTGGATATTGAAGACAATGCCGGGCTTTACGTTCCTGCCGCTTCAGGCGGGTTAGGAATGAGCCTGGTGGATAAACGTCTGCGCGCCCACTTTGGTGATGACTGTGGCATCACTGTTGCCTGTGAGCCAGACCGATTTACCCGTATCACGTTACGACTGCCGCTGGAGGAAAACGCATGCTGA
- the mlrA gene encoding transcriptional regulator yields MFIITPFIGHRISRTLFVQKIVNPSWFVKVGLQLSWERVSQGAKMALYTIGEVALLCDINPVTLRAWQRRYGLLKPQRTDGGHRLFNDADIDRIREIKSWIDNGVQVGKVKSLLSHDDPDTQHIWREQQETLLRLLQAGNLQRLRSWIKEQGRDYPAQTLITHLFIPLRRRLQCPQSTLQALLSILDGVLINYISVCLASARSKNSKDALVVGWNVHDTTRLWLEAWIATQQGWRVDVLAHSLAQLKPELFDGQTLLVWCGEVPSASQQQLLTEWREHGYPVYPLSPNEP; encoded by the coding sequence GTGTTCATCATCACACCTTTTATCGGGCATCGCATCAGTCGCACATTATTCGTTCAAAAAATCGTCAATCCTTCCTGGTTCGTCAAAGTGGGTCTACAGTTAAGCTGGGAACGCGTGAGCCAGGGGGCGAAAATGGCGCTTTACACGATAGGTGAAGTGGCACTCCTTTGTGATATCAATCCCGTTACGCTACGAGCATGGCAACGACGGTATGGATTACTCAAACCACAGAGAACGGACGGTGGACATCGTCTTTTCAATGATGCCGATATCGACCGGATCCGCGAAATAAAAAGCTGGATCGATAACGGCGTACAGGTCGGGAAAGTGAAGTCATTGCTCAGCCATGACGATCCTGACACTCAACATATCTGGCGCGAACAACAGGAAACCCTGTTGCGGCTCCTGCAGGCAGGAAACCTGCAGCGCCTGCGGTCGTGGATCAAAGAGCAGGGACGCGACTATCCTGCGCAAACGTTGATCACCCACCTTTTCATCCCGCTCCGTCGTCGCCTGCAGTGTCCGCAATCGACGTTGCAGGCGCTGCTCAGCATACTCGACGGTGTGCTCATCAATTACATCTCCGTTTGTCTTGCCTCGGCGAGGAGCAAGAACAGCAAAGATGCACTGGTGGTCGGCTGGAACGTTCACGATACCACGCGCCTGTGGCTGGAAGCCTGGATCGCCACTCAGCAGGGCTGGCGCGTTGATGTCCTGGCACACTCGCTGGCTCAGCTGAAGCCCGAGCTGTTTGACGGCCAGACCCTGCTGGTCTGGTGCGGAGAAGTGCCGTCCGCCTCGCAGCAACAGCTGCTGACGGAATGGCGTGAGCATGGTTATCCGGTTTACCCACTAAGCCCAAATGAACCGTAA
- a CDS encoding osmoprotectant uptake system permease, producing the protein MKGMRDPLLWLVVLFVALLFLMPHSAALFSTLFPGLPRPVYQQESFVNLALAHAWLVALSSVMAIVLGVGAGIAVTRTSGREFRPLVETIAAIGQTFPPVAVLAIAVPVMGFGQQPAIIALILYGVLPILQGTLAGIAAVPASVLSVAEGMGMSVWQRLIKVELPLAAPVIIAGVRTSVIINIGTATTASTVGANTLGTPIIIGLSGFNTAYIVQGAVLVALAAIVVDRMFERLALWLSRHRHEQ; encoded by the coding sequence GTGAAGGGAATGCGTGATCCGCTGCTCTGGCTGGTGGTGCTCTTTGTTGCCCTCCTTTTTTTGATGCCACACAGCGCGGCATTGTTTAGCACGCTCTTTCCCGGCCTGCCGAGGCCAGTGTATCAGCAGGAGAGTTTTGTTAATCTCGCCCTGGCGCACGCCTGGCTGGTGGCGCTCTCAAGCGTAATGGCCATTGTGCTGGGCGTTGGGGCGGGTATCGCGGTGACACGAACATCGGGCAGGGAGTTTCGCCCGCTGGTGGAGACGATTGCGGCGATCGGACAAACCTTTCCGCCGGTGGCGGTGCTGGCAATTGCGGTGCCGGTGATGGGGTTTGGTCAGCAACCGGCCATCATTGCGCTGATTTTATATGGGGTGCTGCCGATCCTGCAGGGCACGCTGGCCGGTATTGCGGCAGTGCCAGCGTCGGTGCTGAGCGTGGCTGAAGGGATGGGAATGAGCGTCTGGCAGCGGCTGATTAAGGTTGAGCTGCCGCTAGCGGCACCGGTGATCATCGCGGGCGTTCGTACGTCGGTCATTATTAACATCGGGACGGCGACCACCGCCTCAACGGTGGGAGCCAATACGCTGGGAACGCCCATTATTATCGGCTTAAGCGGTTTTAATACGGCCTACATTGTGCAGGGGGCGGTTCTGGTTGCGCTGGCGGCAATCGTGGTTGATCGCATGTTTGAGCGCCTGGCGCTCTGGCTCAGCCGACACCGCCACGAACAATAA
- a CDS encoding ATP-binding protein gives MIEFHDVSKSFAGRPAVSHLNLHFEEGAFSVLIGTSGSGKSTTLKMINRLVEHDSGLIRFAGEEIRSLPVLELRRRMGYAIQSIGLFPHWTVAQNIATVLQLEKRSRETIADRVDELMALLGLEPLLRDRYPHQLSGGQQQRVGVARALAANPQVLLMDEPFGALDPVTRGALQAEMTRIHRILGRTIILVTHDIDEALRLADHLVLMDHGEVVQQGTPLELLTHPANDFVREFFGRSELGVRLLSLRTVGDYMRRQEAPVSGEPLQEQMNLRDALSAFVARQCEVLPVSDARGAPCGTLHFRDLLSGEVMREGNA, from the coding sequence ATGATTGAATTTCACGATGTCAGTAAAAGCTTCGCGGGGCGTCCGGCGGTGAGCCACCTGAATTTGCATTTCGAGGAAGGCGCTTTTTCCGTGCTGATTGGTACCTCGGGGTCGGGAAAATCAACCACCCTGAAGATGATCAACCGGCTGGTGGAACACGACAGCGGCCTGATTCGCTTCGCCGGGGAAGAGATCCGCAGCCTGCCGGTGCTGGAGCTGCGGCGTCGCATGGGATATGCCATTCAGTCCATCGGCCTGTTTCCTCACTGGACGGTGGCGCAGAACATCGCCACCGTCCTGCAGCTGGAAAAGCGGTCACGTGAAACCATTGCTGACAGGGTTGATGAGCTGATGGCGTTGCTCGGGTTAGAGCCTCTGCTGCGTGACCGCTATCCGCACCAGCTTTCCGGTGGACAACAGCAGCGGGTTGGGGTGGCGCGTGCGCTGGCCGCTAACCCGCAGGTGTTGTTGATGGATGAACCGTTTGGCGCGCTGGATCCGGTCACGCGCGGAGCGCTTCAGGCGGAAATGACCCGCATTCACCGTATTCTGGGGCGCACAATAATCCTGGTGACTCACGATATTGATGAGGCGCTGCGGCTGGCTGATCATCTGGTGTTGATGGATCACGGCGAGGTGGTGCAGCAGGGCACGCCGCTGGAACTGTTGACCCACCCGGCAAACGACTTTGTACGCGAATTTTTTGGCCGCAGCGAGCTGGGCGTCAGGTTGCTCTCCCTGCGAACCGTTGGTGACTATATGCGCCGACAGGAGGCTCCGGTAAGCGGTGAACCGTTACAGGAGCAGATGAACCTGCGGGATGCACTTTCCGCTTTTGTGGCGCGCCAGTGTGAGGTGCTGCCCGTTTCCGATGCCCGGGGCGCACCGTGTGGCACGCTTCATTTTCGCGATCTGTTGTCCGGGGAGGTGATGCGTGAAGGGAATGCGTGA
- a CDS encoding osmoprotectant uptake system permease has translation MPIKCHNRVLLLLACVAIAAVALPFVNVAPNRLVSGEGRTLWQVWPFTPLLMVAALGAVVVLSLWQGRTAQWLTLFLCEGFFIVLFWCAGLAATHMASAESPLARTSVGSGLWLWLALCLLACSDAIRRLIPTSAWRWVLNAQIWCIPLLLLFSGELNNLSLLKEYANRQEVFDDALAQHLTILFGTLFPALLLGVPLGMWCYRHPSRQGVVFTVLNVIQTIPSVALFGLLIAPLAGLVKSFPVLGTMGIAGTGLTPALIALVLYALLPLVRGVVAGLNQVAPDVLESAHAMGMSVRQCFWQIQLPLALPLLLRSLRVVAVQTVGMAVIAALIGAGGFGALVFQGLLSSALDLVLLGVVPTIALAVVVDALFALWLALLRGRDND, from the coding sequence GTGCCAATAAAATGTCATAACCGCGTACTGCTGCTGTTGGCCTGCGTGGCCATCGCAGCGGTTGCGTTACCGTTTGTGAATGTTGCACCTAACCGCCTGGTGTCGGGGGAAGGGCGTACGCTCTGGCAGGTCTGGCCGTTTACACCGCTGCTGATGGTAGCGGCGCTGGGTGCGGTTGTCGTGCTATCGCTCTGGCAGGGACGTACCGCGCAGTGGCTGACGCTATTCCTCTGTGAAGGGTTCTTTATTGTACTGTTCTGGTGTGCAGGGCTTGCGGCAACACACATGGCCTCGGCGGAAAGTCCACTGGCGCGCACGTCTGTCGGCAGTGGCCTGTGGCTGTGGCTGGCACTGTGCCTGTTGGCCTGTAGCGATGCCATTCGCCGTCTGATACCAACGTCTGCCTGGCGCTGGGTACTCAATGCGCAAATCTGGTGTATTCCGCTATTGCTGCTGTTCAGCGGCGAACTGAATAACCTCTCGCTGTTAAAAGAATACGCCAACCGTCAGGAGGTGTTTGATGATGCGCTGGCGCAACATCTGACCATCCTCTTCGGCACACTCTTTCCGGCGTTACTGCTGGGAGTACCGCTGGGCATGTGGTGCTATCGCCACCCTTCACGCCAGGGTGTGGTGTTTACCGTGCTCAATGTGATCCAGACCATACCCTCCGTTGCGTTGTTTGGCCTGCTGATTGCACCGCTGGCGGGCCTGGTGAAGTCGTTTCCCGTCCTGGGAACGATGGGGATAGCCGGAACCGGGTTAACACCGGCCCTGATCGCACTGGTGCTGTATGCGCTGTTACCGCTGGTACGCGGCGTCGTGGCGGGTTTAAACCAGGTCGCGCCGGACGTGCTGGAAAGCGCCCATGCAATGGGGATGAGCGTGCGGCAGTGTTTCTGGCAGATACAGCTGCCACTGGCGTTACCTCTGCTGCTGCGCAGCCTGCGGGTGGTGGCCGTGCAAACCGTTGGCATGGCGGTGATCGCTGCGCTAATCGGCGCGGGTGGTTTTGGTGCGCTGGTGTTTCAGGGATTGTTGAGCAGCGCGCTGGATCTGGTGTTATTAGGCGTGGTTCCCACGATTGCGCTGGCGGTCGTCGTCGACGCGCTGTTTGCCTTATGGCTCGCGTTGCTCAGGGGGAGAGACAATGATTGA
- a CDS encoding ABC transporter substrate-binding protein — MTMTKGMMGSAVLLAALSLPLQAAEPVKVGSKIDTEGALLGNIILQVLESHGVKTVNKVQLGTTPVVRGAITSGELDIYPEYTGNGAFFFKDETDPAWKNAKAGYEKVKKLDAEQNKLVWLTPAPANNTWTIAVRKDIAEKGKLTSLEDLSRYLKEKGEFKLAASAEFIERPDALPAFEKAYNFKLDQAQLLSLAGGDTAVTIKAAAQKTSGVNAAMAYGTDGPVAALGLQTLTDPKGVQPIYAPTPVVREAVLKAYPDIAKWLKPVFEKLDEKTLQQLNASIAVEGLDAKKVAADFLKQQGLVK; from the coding sequence ATGACGATGACAAAGGGGATGATGGGTTCAGCGGTGCTGCTGGCAGCGCTGAGCTTGCCGTTACAGGCGGCAGAGCCGGTGAAAGTGGGCTCAAAGATTGATACCGAGGGTGCGCTGCTCGGCAATATCATCTTACAGGTGCTCGAAAGTCACGGGGTCAAAACTGTCAATAAAGTCCAGCTCGGCACCACACCCGTGGTGCGTGGCGCTATTACCTCTGGCGAGCTGGATATCTACCCGGAATACACCGGCAACGGGGCGTTCTTCTTCAAAGATGAAACCGACCCGGCCTGGAAAAATGCCAAAGCCGGATATGAAAAAGTCAAAAAACTGGATGCAGAGCAGAACAAGCTGGTCTGGCTGACGCCAGCTCCGGCCAACAACACCTGGACTATTGCGGTGCGTAAAGACATCGCGGAGAAAGGTAAGTTAACCTCGCTTGAAGATCTCAGCCGCTACCTGAAAGAGAAGGGCGAATTTAAGCTTGCGGCGTCTGCTGAGTTTATCGAGCGTCCGGATGCGCTACCTGCTTTTGAAAAAGCCTATAACTTTAAGCTCGACCAGGCTCAGTTGCTCTCTCTGGCGGGCGGCGATACGGCAGTGACCATCAAAGCAGCGGCGCAGAAAACCTCTGGGGTTAATGCGGCAATGGCCTATGGCACCGACGGCCCGGTTGCGGCACTGGGGCTGCAAACGCTGACCGATCCGAAAGGCGTTCAGCCGATTTATGCCCCCACGCCGGTGGTGCGCGAAGCGGTGCTGAAAGCCTACCCGGATATTGCCAAATGGTTAAAACCGGTCTTTGAAAAGCTGGATGAAAAAACGCTGCAACAGCTGAACGCCAGCATTGCCGTTGAAGGGCTGGATGCCAAAAAAGTGGCGGCTGATTTCCTGAAGCAACAAGGGCTGGTGAAGTAA
- the csbX gene encoding alpha-ketoglutarate permease, whose protein sequence is MTEQSIIIQQGVWARLGLPRELCWGFMGIFLFITGATIEQSWLASLLQQRGFDAVHISLLSSVFGLCVALVSWFSGIGAGVLGLRRLMWAATVIYFIGSVPFIAWALPQGHYPLMVASYALRGVAYPLFAYSFLVWVNQRCEPVILGRAVSWFWIAFGVGMTIVGPWFSGMMIPAFGETTTLLSGFIFVALGAGCALVLNRDRPQWQREGNLGDALAEGLRVLVREPRMRLAVLVKTINDIGKFSLVILMPVYLPRFGFSIAQWLAIWGLVNVVNIFANYFFGWLGDTIGWRNTVVWFSGTLCGLGMLAVCYTPVWFGDSETMLFLALALYAVGLGAFGPLSALIPSLLPHNKGAAISCLNLGSGLSNFVGPVIVTLCVAPLGIEGTLWVIAILYFAASLLSVPLTLPEEG, encoded by the coding sequence ATGACAGAGCAGAGCATTATTATTCAGCAGGGCGTATGGGCCCGGCTGGGATTGCCCCGGGAACTTTGCTGGGGCTTTATGGGGATTTTCCTGTTTATTACCGGCGCGACGATTGAGCAGAGCTGGCTTGCCTCTTTGCTACAGCAGCGCGGATTTGATGCAGTGCATATCAGCTTACTCTCATCGGTTTTTGGCCTGTGCGTGGCGCTGGTGTCGTGGTTTTCTGGTATCGGCGCAGGCGTGCTGGGGTTACGGCGGCTGATGTGGGCCGCGACGGTGATTTATTTTATCGGCTCGGTTCCGTTCATTGCGTGGGCGCTGCCACAGGGCCATTACCCGCTGATGGTGGCGAGTTATGCGCTGCGTGGGGTGGCGTATCCGCTGTTTGCCTATTCATTTCTGGTGTGGGTCAACCAGCGCTGCGAGCCTGTCATTCTTGGGCGTGCCGTCTCGTGGTTCTGGATCGCCTTTGGTGTGGGGATGACCATTGTCGGGCCGTGGTTCTCCGGCATGATGATCCCGGCGTTTGGCGAAACCACCACGCTGCTCAGCGGCTTTATTTTCGTGGCGCTGGGGGCCGGTTGTGCGCTGGTACTCAACCGTGATCGCCCGCAGTGGCAACGCGAGGGCAACCTGGGGGATGCCCTGGCTGAAGGGCTGCGGGTGCTGGTGCGTGAACCCAGGATGCGCCTGGCGGTACTCGTGAAGACCATCAACGACATCGGCAAGTTTTCACTGGTGATCCTGATGCCCGTTTATTTGCCGCGTTTTGGCTTTAGCATCGCCCAGTGGCTGGCTATCTGGGGGCTGGTGAACGTGGTGAATATTTTCGCGAACTACTTCTTTGGCTGGCTGGGCGATACCATCGGCTGGCGAAACACGGTGGTCTGGTTCTCCGGCACGCTGTGCGGGCTGGGGATGCTGGCCGTCTGCTATACCCCGGTGTGGTTCGGCGACAGTGAAACCATGTTGTTTCTGGCGCTGGCTTTATATGCCGTGGGACTGGGGGCTTTTGGCCCGCTGAGTGCGCTGATCCCCTCACTGCTGCCGCACAACAAAGGGGCGGCGATCTCGTGCCTGAATCTGGGTTCCGGGCTGAGCAATTTCGTCGGGCCGGTGATTGTCACGCTTTGCGTGGCCCCATTGGGTATCGAAGGGACGCTATGGGTGATTGCCATTCTCTACTTCGCCGCCAGCCTGCTTAGCGTGCCGCTGACCCTACCCGAAGAAGGATGA